Part of the Cytophagales bacterium genome is shown below.
GGATAATATATTCACTGCGTGGAGGCTTGTCCGGCAACACACAATATTACGAGAAAGCCATAGAATATTGTAAAAAAAGTTTAGCCATTGCCAGAGAAATAGGTTCAAAAGAGTATATTAAAGAAGCTTACCTGACACTTGCAGAAACTTATGCCAGGTTAGGAGAACACACACTTGCTCCACTTGATAGGAACGAACATCTAAGAAAAGCATACAAATACCATCAACGCTATTCTGAAATAAAAGACGCTGTTTTCAATGAAGAGAGCAGTAAACAAATAGCTGAAATGCAGGCGAAGTATGAAAATGAAAAAAATGAGAATAGGATCGCCCTGCTCACGAGGGAAAAGAAAGTGAGAAAACTTGAATTGTCACGTAAGGAAGATGAAGTAAAAAAACAAAGGATCACCATTATTGCATTGGTTTTAGCCCTGGTTTTAGCCTTTTTACTCTACAACCGTTACAGGTTAAAGCAAAAAGAAAAATTCAATAAAGAATTATTAAAGCAACAAAAGCTAAGATTAAAAGTCATCGTTGAAACACAAGAAAAGGAAAGGAAAAGGATCGCCAGAGATTTGCATGATGGTATCGGCCAGCTTTTAGCAGGATTAAAAATAAATATGGGAAGATTTGATAAAGAAATAAAAAATCTTTCTATTGAAAAGAAAAAGGCCTTTAATACATCTACCAAAGTATTAGATCAGGCATGTAATGAATTGCGTTCAATTTCGCACCAAATGATGCCCCGGGCTTTGAGTGAAGCCGGGCTGGCAGCTACCATGGATGACCTGTTGGATAGCGCTATAAAAAACTCCAAATTAAAATATAATTTTGAAACCCATGGAATTAAAAAAAGGTTGCCGGAAAATATTGAGATAGGTATTTATCGCATTTTCCAGGAATTACTTAGTAATATTCTCAAACATGCCAAAGCAAATGAGATTTTTATACATTTATTCAAAAATAAAGGCCACCTGATCTTAGTGGTAGAAGATAACGGTTTAGGATTTAAACTTAATGGTGATAACAAAGGAATGGGCTTAATAAATATTGCAACAAGGGTTGAAGCTATGAACGGGACGTTCACGCTCAATCCAGGCCATAAGCAGGGAACTATTATAAATGTCAGGGTTCCTTTAATGAATGAATACTAAGTAATGGAAAACATTAAAATCTTAATTGCAGAAGACCATCAGATCGTAACAGACGGCATTAAAGCATTATTAGAAGGTGTTGAGGGAATAACGGTTGTGGGTGAAGCCAAGGACGGCAGGGAATGTATTGAAAAACTGGAGCAGCAGCAAGTAAAGCGTCAGCAAGACCCAGCCAGTCCAGATGCAATCGGGGATGAATCCGGAGTTGATATAATCCTGATGGATATTGACATGCCTGTAATGAATGGCTACCAAGCTACCAAGCTCATTCAAAACAAGTACCCCAGCGTTAAAGTATTAGCCCTTACTATGTATAACGAGAAATCATTGATCACCAAAATGTTAAAAGCAGGCGCATACGGGTACATCCTTAAAAATATTGATAAAGAAGAATTATTAGAAGCCATCAAAATGGTAAACAATGGTGAAAATTATTATAGTAATGAAATACCATTGACATTATCCAGACCTGCTTCCGAAGATATACTGGCTAAAAAGCAGGAGGACATACTAATAAGTCAGCTCACACAAAGAGAGCTTGAGGTGTTAGAGCTTATTGCACAGGGATTATCAAATAATCAAATAGGCGAAAAACTTTTCATCAGCCCACGAACTGTTGACACGCACCGTACCAATTTGATGCAAAAGCTCAATGTACATAATATTGCAGGGCTGATCAAAGTTGCTATTCAAAACGGGTTGATGGATTAAGAAAATCTCATCATAAACAAAATTTATCCTAAAAAACAGGTTAATAGTCGTAGTAAATTACGACTATCACTCTATTGACAACAAACCAATTACTGCCTACCTTTACAAAACGGTAAATTCTTGATTAAATTTTCTTTATTTTAAAAAAAGTATTTTAAATTGCCGTATTATTTTTCAGTTTAACATTATTTATAAACCAATTAAAACAATGAAACAACAAAAAAACATCTATGGGAAGACTATACTACTATTAAGAAATATTGTCATCCCGGGCGAAGCGAGGGAACTCCCTGCTATTAACACCTTCGCTTCCAAAACGCTGTTAATCGGTGTAATCTTTTCATTGATCTGTGAAATCGGTGTTTCCCAAAACGTAGGCATCAACCAGCCAAACCCCGATTCAAGCGCTTTACTGGATTTAACAGCCACTGATATGGGCTTGCTCATACCACGTGTGGCTTTAACAGGTACCACCGATATAACCACCATTGCCAGCGCAGCAACAAGTTTGATGGTGTATAATACCGCAGCGGTAAGTGACGTTACCCCGGGTTATTACTACTGGGATGGAGCCGTATGGCAACGCTTACAAAACAGTTTGCCAACACCAAGCAATGATTGGACAATTATAGGAAACGCAGTAACCGACCCGGCAACCAATTTTATTGGTACTACCGATGCACAAAATTTTGCAATACGCACCAATGACCTAAAACGATTGGAAGTTACCCAAACAGGCAGACTTGATTTTTTTAACACCTCTGGAGGTGGCTCCAACATTTTTGTCGAAGGAGGTAACGAAACCACAACAGGGGGTAGCAATGTGGCCATTGGAGATAGTGCACTATTAGCAAACACAACAGGGGCTCGCAATGTTGCCTTAGGTTTTAATACACTAAAAGCAAACACAATAGGGATTGACAATGTTGCCTTAGGGGGAGATGCACTTTTTTTAAATACTACTGGTTCTAATAATATTGGAGTAGGGGTTAATGCTGCACACGACAATACTACCGGAACAGGCAATATTGCCATTGGAGAATCAGCCCTTTTTAAAAATCAAACATCTAGCGGCTCTATCGCAATTGGTGCGTATGCCAAATATAATGCCGCCGTTACCAGTTCAAACGGGAGTCATATTGCTATTGGTGATTCTGCTTTGTTTACAAGTCCTGGGTTTGGTAGTGCTCAAAATATTGCAGTAGGCAAAAACGCTTTAAAACTAACTACAACTTCTAATAATACCGCTTTTGGAGATAATGTGTTAGCTAATACTACTACTGGGAGTGGCAATGTAGGAATAGGCTATGGTTCTTTATTTACAAACACTATAGGAACACATAATATAGGAATAGGCCATGCAGCTTTATTTGCAAACACTACAGGCAGTGACAATATTGCCATCGGTGCGGGGTTCACATTAAGTAATAACACTACGGGGTCAAGGAATACTGGTGTGGGATTGACGTCTTTATGGAACAACACCATAGGAGATGATAATATTGGTATTGGCCAAAATAGCTTGCAATCAAACACTACAGGCAGCAGGAATGTTGCTGTGGGAATTAAATCTTTAGCGATTAGTACAACAGGAAACAGCAATGTAGCAGTTGGCTACTCGGCTTTACTCCGGAACGAAACAGGATCTAATAATGTGGCCATTGGAGATAGTGCACTTATACGAAACACTATAGGGAATTCCAATATTGCCATAGGGCATAATGCACTAATAGCAAACACAGGTGGGGGTGCCAATATTGCCATAGGGCTTAATGCACTAACAGCAAACACAACAGGAATCTGGAATACTGCCGTAGGGCTTAATGCACTAAGAGACAACACAATAGGGAATGTCAATACTGCCATAGGGATTAATGCACTATTAGCAAACACAACAGGGAGTAACAATACTGCCTTAGGGGTGGGTGCTTATATTACTGGTACTACTTTTACAAATTCTACTGCGTTAGGAGCCGGTGCCAATATTACTGCCAGTGATCAAATTCGTATAGGAAATGGCACCGTAACGAGTATTGGTGGTTTCTCAGCATGGAGTAACTTATCCGATGCTAGATTTAAAGATAATGTACAAGAAAATATTCCGGGTTTAGCATTTATTTTAAAATTACGCCCCATTAGTTATCAACTTAATCTGGATAAATTAGCCAGCTACCTCAACACCCCTGATAGTTTAAGAAATATCAAAGAAGAACAATTAAGAATCCAAGATATTAACACAGGTTTTTTAGCCCAAGAAGTAGAAAAAGCAGCCAAAGAATTAGGCTTCTATTTTAGTGGAGTTGACAAACCTAAGAATGATGGAGATTATTACGGGTTGCGGTATGCTGCATTTGTTGTGCCATTAGTAAAAGCCGCACAGGAGCAACAAGAAATGATAGAACAATTGCAAAAAGAAATAATAGAATTAAAAAGAAAATAATTTAACGTTAAATTATTTTATTTAATGAAAAAAATCATTCTAATCAGCGTAATCAGCGGTCCTAATCTGGGTTTCTCACGAAATTTATTCTATGCTAAAGGAGCCATAACCATTAAATCATCTGCTGCTGTTTATGTAAAAGGTGGCTTAACTGCCAATGGAACCGCCTCAATTAATAATAATGGAGATGTTTACATACAAAACAATCCCACAGCAGGTAATGAGAACTGGACCAACAATGTTTCTACAACCATGTTATCTGGTTCCGGTACTGTCGTATTCAATTCATCCGAACCGCAAAATATAGGAGGCAGCGATACAACCACTTTCTATAATCTTACAATTAACAACACTTCTTCAACAGGCGTTACCCTTGATACACCCATAATTGTAAATTCATCTTTAACTTTAACAGATGGCATGCTTTATACTGATGCAACAAACCTGTTAGCGCTTATTGATAATGCAGTTTCATCTTCCGGCTCTGCCGCCAGCTTTATTGATGGCCCTATGAAAAAAATCGGTAACGATGCCTTTACCTTTCCCCTGGGCGACAGCACAGTTTGGGCACGGCTAAGTATTTCTGCACCCACTCTTGCCACAACTGAATAT
Proteins encoded:
- a CDS encoding tetratricopeptide repeat protein → MKFRYIIFLNPLKVGIICLVTLVAPQKSYSGHSDTLVHIHISRIDSLFKTLKTSKDTNKVKVLNDLCREYQNQNPDKALKYGNQAFDLAKRIDFKKGIASSLFNIGYVYDDQSRYEEAIKHYLQALKIRKELGDRNGIAANLNNIGNVHYALGNYAKAISYYLQSLKIYEKLVLPVTYSGYAAPSEKSGEDRDEGFYKQGISLCLNNIGLVHWRQGKYAKAIDYYLQALKINEELLNSLYFNKRRAEFRQLIAGNLNNIAIIYYEQENYAKSLEYDRQSLKVYKELRDKKGIGRSLNNIGEVYKIQGRYLEAEAYYLQSLKAFEKLGDKQLIAASLNNIGIIYSLRGGLSGNTQYYEKAIEYCKKSLAIAREIGSKEYIKEAYLTLAETYARLGEHTLAPLDRNEHLRKAYKYHQRYSEIKDAVFNEESSKQIAEMQAKYENEKNENRIALLTREKKVRKLELSRKEDEVKKQRITIIALVLALVLAFLLYNRYRLKQKEKFNKELLKQQKLRLKVIVETQEKERKRIARDLHDGIGQLLAGLKINMGRFDKEIKNLSIEKKKAFNTSTKVLDQACNELRSISHQMMPRALSEAGLAATMDDLLDSAIKNSKLKYNFETHGIKKRLPENIEIGIYRIFQELLSNILKHAKANEIFIHLFKNKGHLILVVEDNGLGFKLNGDNKGMGLINIATRVEAMNGTFTLNPGHKQGTIINVRVPLMNEY
- a CDS encoding response regulator transcription factor, which codes for MENIKILIAEDHQIVTDGIKALLEGVEGITVVGEAKDGRECIEKLEQQQVKRQQDPASPDAIGDESGVDIILMDIDMPVMNGYQATKLIQNKYPSVKVLALTMYNEKSLITKMLKAGAYGYILKNIDKEELLEAIKMVNNGENYYSNEIPLTLSRPASEDILAKKQEDILISQLTQRELEVLELIAQGLSNNQIGEKLFISPRTVDTHRTNLMQKLNVHNIAGLIKVAIQNGLMD